One window of Paenibacillus sp. FSL K6-3182 genomic DNA carries:
- a CDS encoding NAD(P)H-binding protein, which yields MKQESSVDGSWQKENVLHDASGYSALLVGATGLIGAALLRQLLRDPLVTMVTVIVRRPLETKTLGSANELSKLNMIVISFEDLDQTLEQVHADVVFCTLGTTIRVAKTQEAFRKVDYEYPLTLARFAERTNASLFSIVTAMGASSSSKIFYSRVKGELQDAIAKLSIPLVQVFQPSLLLGERPQARPGEAFGAVVSKGLQFAMVGPLRKYRPIKGEDVALAMRRAAGQAGQMKAASKSSMIQYYSSDKIADLALHTTG from the coding sequence TTGAAGCAGGAATCTTCTGTAGATGGTTCATGGCAAAAAGAGAACGTGCTTCATGATGCTTCAGGCTACAGCGCCTTACTCGTAGGAGCCACTGGTTTGATCGGAGCAGCTTTGCTGCGTCAGCTGCTTCGTGATCCGCTGGTGACGATGGTAACCGTTATTGTAAGGCGGCCGCTAGAGACGAAAACTTTGGGCAGCGCAAATGAGCTCTCCAAACTGAATATGATCGTTATCTCCTTTGAGGATTTGGATCAAACGCTGGAGCAGGTACATGCAGACGTCGTATTTTGTACGCTTGGCACGACGATCAGGGTGGCGAAGACGCAAGAAGCCTTCCGCAAAGTAGATTACGAATATCCGCTCACGCTTGCCAGGTTTGCAGAACGAACGAATGCTTCTTTATTTTCTATCGTGACGGCTATGGGGGCTTCCTCCAGCTCGAAAATATTTTACAGCAGAGTGAAAGGGGAACTGCAGGATGCGATTGCTAAGCTGAGCATTCCGCTAGTTCAAGTGTTCCAACCTTCGCTTCTGCTAGGCGAAAGACCGCAGGCTCGACCTGGTGAAGCGTTTGGAGCTGTCGTTTCGAAAGGGCTGCAATTTGCGATGGTTGGTCCGCTGCGCAAGTATCGGCCGATTAAGGGCGAGGATGTAGCTTTGGCAATGAGAAGAGCGGCGGGACAAGCTGGACAAATGAAGGCAGCAAGCAAGTCATCGATGATTCAATATTATTCATCGGACAAAATTGCCGACTTGGCATTACATACAACGGGGTGA